In a single window of the Rhizobiaceae bacterium genome:
- a CDS encoding DUF853 domain-containing protein produces the protein MADEGSIFLGASRKPDDSYQRPENLLLRYGNRHGIVTGATGTGKTVTLQILAEGFSNAGVPVFCADIKGDLSGIAMMGEAKDFLLKRAEQVKLDPYEFQEFPVIFWDLFGQQGHPIRATVSEMGPLLLSRLMNLTDAQEGVMNIAFRIADEEGLLLLDMKDLQALLANMAERAQEIGARYGNVTKPSVGAIQRSLLVLEQQGGNNFFGEPALQISDLMRTTRDGRGAISVLAADKLMMNPRLYATFLLWLMSELFEQLPEIGDPDKPKLVFFFDEAHLLFDEAPKALVDRVEQVVRLIRSKGVGVYFVTQNPLDVPETVLAQLGNRLQHALRAYSPREQKAVKVAADTFRPNPDFDCFKAITELGTGEALVSTLEEKGVPGMVQRTLIRPPASRLGAISPQERQSVINQSPVAGQYDRTIDRESAFEMLQKRGAKKQAETPEQADAGGGSGWTIPGFGNDDRPAPKGARAPRASNRQTVTEAAIKSVVRSVGTSVGRAIVRGILGSLTKR, from the coding sequence ATGGCGGACGAAGGCAGCATTTTCCTCGGGGCAAGCCGCAAGCCGGACGACAGCTATCAGCGGCCTGAAAACCTGCTGCTGCGCTATGGCAACCGTCACGGCATCGTGACCGGCGCGACGGGCACCGGCAAGACGGTCACGCTGCAGATCCTCGCGGAAGGTTTTTCCAATGCCGGCGTGCCAGTGTTCTGCGCCGACATCAAGGGCGACCTGTCCGGCATCGCCATGATGGGCGAGGCGAAAGACTTCCTGCTCAAGCGCGCCGAGCAGGTGAAGCTCGACCCTTACGAATTCCAGGAATTTCCGGTGATCTTCTGGGACCTGTTCGGGCAGCAGGGCCATCCGATCCGGGCCACCGTGTCAGAGATGGGGCCGCTCTTGCTGTCACGGCTGATGAACCTCACCGATGCGCAGGAAGGCGTGATGAACATCGCCTTTCGCATCGCCGACGAGGAAGGCCTGCTCCTGCTCGACATGAAGGATCTGCAGGCGCTGCTCGCCAACATGGCGGAACGCGCGCAGGAGATCGGCGCGCGCTACGGCAATGTCACCAAGCCCTCGGTCGGCGCGATCCAGCGCTCGCTGCTGGTGCTGGAGCAGCAGGGCGGCAATAATTTCTTCGGCGAGCCGGCCTTGCAGATTTCCGACCTCATGCGCACGACCCGCGACGGGCGCGGCGCGATCAGCGTGCTGGCCGCCGACAAGCTCATGATGAACCCGCGCCTCTACGCGACATTCCTGCTGTGGCTTATGTCGGAACTGTTCGAGCAGCTTCCCGAGATCGGCGATCCCGACAAGCCGAAGCTGGTGTTCTTTTTCGACGAAGCGCATCTCCTGTTCGACGAAGCGCCCAAGGCGCTCGTGGATCGTGTGGAGCAGGTGGTTCGCCTCATCCGGTCCAAGGGCGTCGGCGTGTATTTCGTGACGCAGAACCCGCTCGACGTGCCGGAAACGGTGCTGGCCCAGCTCGGCAACCGGCTTCAGCATGCGCTGCGCGCCTATTCGCCGCGCGAGCAGAAGGCAGTGAAGGTCGCCGCCGACACATTCCGCCCGAACCCGGATTTCGATTGCTTCAAGGCGATCACCGAACTCGGCACCGGCGAGGCGCTGGTGTCCACGCTGGAGGAAAAGGGCGTGCCGGGCATGGTCCAGCGAACCCTCATTCGTCCGCCCGCGTCGCGGCTCGGCGCCATCTCGCCGCAGGAGCGGCAGTCGGTCATCAACCAGAGCCCCGTGGCGGGCCAGTACGATCGCACCATCGATCGTGAATCGGCGTTTGAAATGCTTCAGAAGCGCGGCGCGAAGAAACAGGCCGAAACGCCCGAGCAGGCCGATGCCGGCGGCGGCTCCGGCTGGACGATTCCCGGTTTCGGCAATGACGACCGCCCCGCGCCGAAGGGCGCTCGCGCGCCGCGGGCGTCCAACCGCCAGACGGTGACGGAAGCAGCGATAAAGTCCGTGGTGCGGTCTGTCGGCACCTCCGTCGGCCGCGCGATCGTGCGCGGGATTCTGGGGAGCTTGACGAAGCGATAG
- a CDS encoding GreA/GreB family elongation factor, producing MSRAFTKEDDDEFALADIGERPVSQERNLVTEEGLAQIDKQLSHLRDELGLAEKAGERERMALISRDLRYWAARRENAELSIPEPDEKLVRFGMTVKIVNEDGKEATWKIVGEDEVDAARGKISHVSPMAKALFGKGVGDIATVNDSEWEIIDLKV from the coding sequence ATGAGCAGAGCATTTACAAAAGAAGACGACGACGAATTCGCACTGGCCGACATCGGCGAAAGGCCCGTCAGCCAGGAGCGAAATCTGGTGACGGAAGAAGGGCTTGCGCAGATCGACAAGCAGCTTTCGCACCTGCGCGACGAGCTTGGGCTGGCCGAAAAGGCAGGCGAGCGCGAGCGCATGGCGCTGATTTCACGCGACCTTCGCTACTGGGCCGCGCGCCGCGAAAATGCCGAGCTATCCATTCCTGAGCCGGATGAAAAGCTGGTTCGCTTCGGCATGACGGTAAAGATCGTCAACGAGGACGGCAAGGAAGCGACTTGGAAGATCGTCGGCGAGGACGAGGTCGATGCCGCCCGGGGCAAGATTTCGCATGTCTCGCCGATGGCGAAAGCGCTGTTCGGCAAGGGCGTCGGCGATATCGCCACCGTCAATGACAGCGAATGGGAAATCATTGACTTGAAAGTGTGA
- a CDS encoding methylmalonyl-CoA mutase subunit beta, whose translation MNVQSLLKDAEFPPCDRDRWLKLAEKALAGSSFEDALVSHTDDGLRIEPIYERAVDAQALPRKRPDMPWLIVQRVDDTDPVRANRQALEDIENGATGISLVFEGAPNSFGHGLPNTREALEQVLEGVQLNRTHVRVDVHPGSRGMAEWMLALLSKRRVDPSKLSLSFGIDAAAIFASTGYLRMSIEALKASMPQSLAHFFSLGLPGALLEADGRVFHNAGATEAQELGIVLSNATSYLRMFEEARQALVYAAPHIGFALSVDQDQFMSIAKIRALRKLWARVAEMCSIPPAWATVHAETSYRMMTAKDPETNILRSTIAAFSAAVGGADSISILPHTVAHGLPEAFARRVARNQQLILIGESHLDFVADPARGAGGIEALTDELCEAAWKEFQQIESEGGALNSLAAGRIQQRVLASRENRAEAYRSGRAIVGTTIFPAHKERAVDTLPSEPRALAEPTPNHAKAICDRINPVRIDETLDVAS comes from the coding sequence ATGAACGTTCAGTCTTTGCTCAAGGACGCCGAGTTTCCACCGTGTGACCGGGACCGCTGGCTGAAGCTCGCGGAAAAGGCGCTTGCGGGCTCTTCCTTCGAGGATGCGCTGGTCTCCCACACCGATGACGGCCTGCGGATCGAACCGATCTACGAACGCGCCGTCGATGCGCAGGCGCTGCCCCGCAAGCGCCCGGACATGCCGTGGCTCATCGTTCAGCGGGTCGACGACACCGATCCGGTGCGCGCCAACCGGCAGGCGCTGGAGGATATCGAAAACGGCGCGACCGGCATTTCACTGGTGTTCGAGGGCGCCCCGAATTCATTCGGCCATGGCCTGCCGAACACCCGCGAGGCGCTCGAACAGGTGTTGGAGGGCGTCCAGCTCAACCGCACCCATGTGCGGGTCGATGTTCACCCCGGCAGCCGGGGCATGGCGGAATGGATGCTGGCCCTGTTGTCGAAGCGGCGCGTCGACCCGAGCAAGCTCAGCCTGTCGTTTGGTATAGACGCGGCGGCGATTTTCGCCAGCACCGGCTATCTGCGCATGTCCATCGAGGCGCTGAAGGCGTCGATGCCGCAATCGCTTGCGCATTTCTTCTCGCTCGGCCTGCCCGGCGCGTTGCTGGAGGCCGATGGCCGCGTCTTTCACAATGCGGGGGCCACGGAAGCGCAGGAACTCGGCATCGTCTTGTCCAACGCGACATCCTATCTGCGCATGTTCGAGGAGGCGCGGCAGGCGCTGGTCTATGCGGCCCCGCATATCGGCTTCGCGCTCAGCGTCGACCAGGACCAGTTCATGTCCATCGCCAAGATCAGGGCGCTGCGCAAGCTCTGGGCGCGCGTTGCGGAAATGTGCTCGATCCCGCCCGCCTGGGCGACCGTTCATGCCGAAACCTCATACCGGATGATGACGGCGAAGGACCCCGAGACGAACATCCTGCGCAGCACCATCGCCGCCTTTTCCGCTGCCGTCGGCGGCGCGGATTCCATCTCCATCCTGCCCCACACCGTGGCGCACGGCCTGCCGGAAGCCTTCGCCCGACGTGTCGCGCGCAACCAGCAGCTCATCCTCATTGGCGAAAGCCATCTCGATTTCGTGGCCGACCCGGCGCGTGGCGCGGGCGGCATCGAGGCGCTGACCGACGAATTGTGCGAGGCCGCGTGGAAGGAATTCCAGCAGATCGAAAGCGAGGGCGGCGCGCTCAACAGCCTCGCCGCCGGCAGGATACAGCAGCGCGTGCTGGCATCGCGCGAGAACCGCGCGGAAGCCTATCGCAGCGGGCGGGCAATCGTCGGCACCACGATCTTTCCGGCGCACAAGGAACGCGCGGTGGATACGCTGCCGTCCGAGCCGCGGGCCCTCGCCGAACCCACTCCAAATCACGCAAAAGCCATATGCGACCGCATCAACCCGGTGCGCATCGACGAAACGCTGGACGTGGCATCATGA
- a CDS encoding AbrB/MazE/SpoVT family DNA-binding domain-containing protein codes for MNTVIRKIGNSEGVILPKELLAKMNLKAGDNILIVQDGEELRLRRVEDSADEFERKMTVARDRMKKYERVYRALSK; via the coding sequence ATGAACACCGTCATCCGCAAGATCGGCAATTCCGAAGGCGTGATCCTGCCGAAGGAATTGCTTGCCAAGATGAACCTGAAAGCCGGAGACAATATCCTGATCGTACAGGACGGCGAAGAATTGCGGTTACGCCGCGTCGAGGATTCGGCAGATGAATTCGAGCGCAAGATGACGGTCGCGCGCGACCGAATGAAAAAGTATGAGAGAGTCTATCGCGCGCTGTCGAAATGA
- a CDS encoding type II toxin-antitoxin system death-on-curing family toxin: MTEFHSFDFILAMHEEQLRLHGGAAGIRDEGMLESALNRPLQKATYGEPDLCELAAAYLFGIAKNHPFVDGNKRTALAAADTFLYFNGLELEAEDEDLIQFVLMIAAGEIDEEGAAAFFRDHTVSL, translated from the coding sequence ATGACTGAATTTCATTCCTTCGACTTCATCTTGGCGATGCATGAAGAGCAATTGCGCCTGCATGGCGGAGCCGCCGGCATACGCGATGAAGGCATGCTCGAATCCGCGTTGAACCGTCCCTTGCAAAAGGCAACCTATGGCGAGCCGGATCTATGCGAGCTTGCGGCAGCGTATCTGTTTGGCATCGCAAAGAACCATCCTTTTGTGGATGGAAACAAGCGCACCGCGCTCGCCGCCGCCGACACATTTCTCTACTTCAACGGATTGGAACTTGAGGCTGAGGATGAGGACCTGATCCAGTTCGTTCTGATGATTGCTGCAGGGGAAATCGACGAAGAAGGCGCCGCAGCATTCTTTCGGGACCATACGGTTTCGCTCTAG
- the betI gene encoding transcriptional regulator BetI, producing the protein MPKLGMPPLRRKELIDAAILTIGERGTLDVTMTDIAGRAGVSSALAHHYFGAKDELLQATMRQLLSDLTAETREALARAASPRERLSAIVSVNFSVSQFRPEVVAAWLAFYVEAQRSPALRRLLRIYVRRLKSNLMSGLAPLAPRAHADMMSEGIAALIDGFYIRRALKDGLPNPRGAIAVIEQYIDAGLAKSAGE; encoded by the coding sequence ATGCCCAAGCTTGGAATGCCGCCCTTGCGGCGCAAGGAACTGATCGACGCCGCGATCCTGACGATTGGCGAGCGCGGGACGCTCGACGTCACCATGACCGACATCGCCGGTCGTGCGGGAGTTTCGTCGGCGCTTGCCCATCACTATTTCGGCGCGAAGGACGAATTGTTGCAGGCGACCATGCGGCAACTCCTATCGGACCTCACCGCTGAAACCCGCGAGGCGCTGGCGCGCGCCGCCTCGCCGCGCGAACGCCTGTCGGCTATCGTCAGCGTGAACTTTTCCGTCAGCCAGTTCCGCCCCGAAGTGGTGGCCGCGTGGCTGGCCTTTTATGTCGAGGCGCAGCGCTCCCCGGCGTTGCGCCGCCTGTTGCGCATCTATGTGCGACGGCTGAAATCCAACCTGATGAGCGGCCTTGCGCCTCTTGCGCCGCGCGCCCATGCCGACATGATGAGCGAAGGCATCGCCGCGCTGATCGACGGGTTCTATATCCGCCGCGCGCTGAAGGACGGCCTGCCGAATCCGCGCGGCGCCATTGCAGTCATCGAGCAATATATCGATGCCGGACTGGCCAAGAGCGCCGGCGAATGA
- the betA gene encoding choline dehydrogenase, with protein sequence MEADYVIVGSGSAGSAMAYRLSEDGRFSVIVIEYGGSDYGPFIQMPSALSFPMNMSRYDWGFRTEPEPNLGGRVLVTPRGKVIGGSSSINGMVYVRGHARDFDHWAEEGATGWSFADVLPYFKRMEDAQGGEQGWRGTDGPLHVQRGQRRNPLYRAFIEAGGQAGFELTEDYNGSKQEGFGPMEQTIHGGRRWSVASAYLRPALKRKNVSLVSGFARRVVIQNQRATGVEIEVRKQIQLVRAKREVILAASSINSPKLLLLSGVGPAAHLKAHGIEIIADRPGVGQNLQDHMELYIQQESTQPITLYSVLNPFSKALIGAQWLLFKTGLGATNHFEAAAFVRSAPGVEYPDIQYHFLPAAIRYDGKAAAKSHGFQAHVGPMRSKSRGSVTLRSPDPWDKPVIRFNYMSHPDDWTDFRHCIRLTREIFGQPAFAPYRGREISPGSHVQSDAELDAFIRDHAESAYHPCGTCKMGRASDPMAVVDPECRVIGVEGLRVADSSIFPRVTNGNLNAPSIMTGEKAADHILGRGMLAPSNQEPWINPRWRESDR encoded by the coding sequence ATCGAAGCCGATTATGTGATCGTCGGCTCCGGGTCCGCCGGGTCCGCGATGGCGTATCGCCTGTCCGAGGACGGGCGTTTCTCCGTCATCGTGATCGAATATGGCGGCAGCGACTACGGCCCGTTCATCCAGATGCCGTCGGCGCTTTCCTTCCCGATGAACATGAGCCGCTACGACTGGGGCTTCAGGACCGAGCCGGAACCGAACCTTGGCGGGCGCGTGCTGGTCACGCCGCGCGGCAAGGTGATCGGCGGCTCATCCTCGATCAACGGCATGGTCTATGTGCGCGGCCATGCCCGCGATTTCGACCATTGGGCCGAGGAAGGCGCGACCGGCTGGAGCTTTGCCGACGTCCTCCCCTATTTCAAGCGCATGGAAGATGCGCAAGGCGGCGAGCAGGGATGGCGCGGCACCGACGGCCCGCTGCACGTCCAGCGGGGCCAGCGGCGCAACCCGCTCTACCGGGCCTTCATCGAGGCGGGCGGCCAGGCAGGGTTCGAACTGACCGAGGATTATAACGGCTCGAAGCAGGAAGGCTTCGGCCCGATGGAGCAGACCATCCACGGAGGCCGTCGCTGGTCGGTCGCCAGCGCCTATCTGCGCCCTGCCCTCAAGCGAAAAAATGTGAGTCTCGTCAGTGGCTTCGCGCGGCGCGTCGTCATACAGAATCAACGCGCGACCGGCGTGGAGATCGAAGTTCGCAAACAGATTCAACTTGTTCGCGCAAAACGTGAAGTAATCCTCGCGGCATCCTCGATAAACTCGCCCAAGCTGCTGCTCCTGTCGGGCGTCGGTCCCGCCGCGCATCTCAAGGCGCACGGCATAGAAATCATTGCCGACAGGCCCGGCGTCGGCCAGAACCTGCAAGATCATATGGAGCTGTACATCCAGCAGGAATCGACCCAGCCGATCACGCTCTATTCGGTACTGAACCCCTTCTCGAAAGCCTTGATCGGCGCGCAATGGCTGTTGTTCAAGACGGGCCTTGGCGCGACCAATCATTTCGAGGCAGCGGCATTCGTGCGCTCCGCGCCGGGCGTCGAATACCCGGACATCCAGTACCACTTCCTGCCCGCCGCGATCCGCTATGACGGCAAGGCGGCGGCCAAGTCGCACGGGTTTCAGGCGCATGTCGGGCCGATGCGGTCGAAGTCGCGCGGTTCGGTCACGCTGCGCTCGCCAGATCCGTGGGACAAGCCCGTCATCCGCTTCAACTACATGTCGCATCCCGACGACTGGACCGATTTCCGTCATTGCATCCGGCTGACGCGCGAGATATTCGGCCAGCCGGCCTTCGCGCCCTATCGCGGGCGCGAGATTTCGCCCGGCTCTCATGTGCAGAGCGATGCCGAACTGGACGCCTTCATCCGCGATCACGCCGAAAGCGCCTACCATCCCTGCGGCACATGCAAGATGGGCCGCGCCTCCGATCCGATGGCGGTTGTCGATCCCGAATGCCGCGTCATCGGCGTGGAAGGCCTGCGGGTGGCGGATTCGTCCATCTTCCCGCGCGTCACGAACGGCAACCTCAACGCACCGTCCATCATGACGGGCGAGAAGGCGGCGGACCATATTCTGGGGCGCGGCATGCTTGCGCCTTCCAACCAGGAACCATGGATCAACCCGCGCTGGCGCGAATCCGACCGATAG
- a CDS encoding SDR family oxidoreductase produces MKQSAVVTGGASGIGFAAVERLLQDGWPVAVLDADDNLLAEAEDALVDEEVVFVRADVTDEEEVAEAFDQVVDRFGLIGGLVNAASVRREAIFEETTAEMLREALEINVVGTFIPCKAALERMGQSLSIVNVGSVAGLRASPGHAALGASVAGLRLLTEALAVEFGRRSVRANLVAPGLVDDVFGASIDPKTWLDRVPQGRYGTVPEVAAAIAFLLSPEAAYINGQTIAVDGGLSASGLRA; encoded by the coding sequence TTGAAGCAGTCGGCTGTTGTCACCGGAGGTGCATCCGGAATCGGTTTCGCGGCAGTCGAGCGGCTGTTGCAGGATGGCTGGCCCGTCGCGGTGCTGGACGCCGACGACAATCTGCTCGCGGAGGCAGAAGATGCGCTGGTCGATGAGGAGGTGGTGTTCGTCAGAGCCGATGTCACCGACGAAGAGGAGGTCGCCGAGGCATTCGACCAGGTGGTCGACAGGTTCGGGCTGATCGGCGGGTTGGTCAACGCCGCGTCCGTCAGGCGGGAGGCGATTTTCGAGGAGACCACCGCAGAGATGTTGCGCGAGGCGCTGGAGATCAATGTCGTGGGGACCTTCATTCCCTGCAAGGCGGCGCTGGAGCGCATGGGCCAGTCGCTGTCCATCGTCAACGTAGGTTCGGTTGCGGGTCTGCGCGCCAGTCCGGGCCATGCCGCGCTCGGCGCTTCGGTCGCCGGCCTGCGGCTGTTGACGGAAGCGCTCGCGGTGGAATTCGGCCGGCGCTCCGTGCGGGCCAACCTCGTTGCGCCCGGACTTGTGGATGACGTGTTCGGCGCGTCGATTGATCCCAAGACCTGGCTGGACCGCGTGCCGCAAGGGCGCTACGGCACCGTTCCTGAAGTGGCTGCGGCGATTGCATTCCTGCTTTCCCCGGAAGCCGCCTATATCAACGGCCAGACCATCGCGGTGGATGGAGGGCTGTCAGCGTCGGGCCTGCGTGCCTGA
- a CDS encoding asparaginase, translating into MSDPVLIEVMRGDFVESRHRGAIAIFDFDGKPMVELGDVGYPLFPRSSVKSMQALPLIESGAADALGFDDADLALACASHIGEPAHVERAASMLAKAGLDESALECGAHWPFDHASEIALAGRGGRPSQLHNNCSGKHSAFLGVCVHCGLDHKGYVGFGHPFQSMIRETMQEVTGAAHDDGNAAIDGCAIPTYAVPLTTLALGFSRMGGGRGLSSTRAAAARRLMEAAMRNPFFISGTGKPDTVLMEAAPGRIFVKGGAEGVFCGVVPERGLAFAVKCNDGAGRGADAIGAAILERIFRDEPEVAARIAPEARPVILNRNGAIVGGLRPTGLLAELPI; encoded by the coding sequence ATGAGTGATCCGGTTCTGATCGAGGTGATGCGCGGCGATTTCGTCGAAAGCCGGCATCGCGGCGCAATTGCGATTTTCGACTTCGATGGCAAGCCCATGGTGGAGCTGGGCGATGTCGGGTATCCGCTGTTCCCGCGCTCGTCGGTGAAGTCGATGCAGGCGCTGCCGCTGATCGAAAGCGGCGCGGCGGATGCGCTGGGCTTTGACGACGCGGACCTCGCGCTCGCCTGCGCCTCGCATATCGGGGAGCCGGCCCATGTGGAGCGTGCGGCGTCGATGCTGGCCAAAGCGGGGCTGGACGAAAGCGCACTCGAATGCGGCGCGCACTGGCCTTTCGACCATGCGTCCGAAATCGCGCTCGCCGGACGCGGCGGCAGGCCAAGCCAGTTGCACAACAACTGCTCGGGAAAGCATTCCGCCTTCCTGGGGGTGTGCGTGCATTGCGGGCTGGACCACAAGGGCTATGTCGGTTTCGGCCATCCATTCCAGTCGATGATCCGCGAAACGATGCAGGAGGTGACCGGGGCGGCGCACGACGATGGCAATGCCGCAATCGACGGCTGCGCGATCCCGACCTATGCGGTGCCGCTTACGACCCTTGCGCTCGGCTTTTCCCGCATGGGCGGCGGCAGGGGGTTGTCCAGCACGCGCGCGGCTGCCGCCCGAAGGCTGATGGAAGCCGCGATGCGCAATCCGTTTTTCATCTCGGGAACGGGCAAGCCGGACACGGTGCTGATGGAAGCGGCACCCGGCCGCATTTTCGTCAAGGGTGGCGCCGAAGGCGTGTTCTGCGGGGTGGTGCCGGAACGCGGTCTTGCCTTTGCGGTCAAGTGCAATGATGGCGCGGGCCGAGGCGCGGACGCCATCGGCGCGGCAATTCTGGAGCGGATTTTTCGCGACGAGCCGGAGGTTGCCGCGCGCATCGCACCGGAGGCCCGTCCGGTGATCCTGAACCGAAACGGCGCAATCGTCGGCGGATTGCGGCCAACCGGCTTGCTTGCGGAATTGCCGATCTGA
- the scpA gene encoding methylmalonyl-CoA mutase, with amino-acid sequence MIPDFTKLEWREGTRDRKERVAELWHTPEGIPVKHLYGEGDLEGLRFLDTWPGAAPFIRGPYPTMYVQQPWTIRQYAGFSTAEESNAFYRRNLAAGQKGLSIAFDLATHRGYDSDHPRVAGDVGMAGVAIDSILDMRQLFDGIPLDQMTVSMTMNGAVLPIMALYIVAAEEQGVAEKDLAGTIQNDILKEFMVRNTYIYPPKPSMRIISDIFSYTSQRMPKFNSISISGYHMQEAGATADLELAYTIADGIEYARAGVAAGLDIDRFAPRLSFFWAIGMNFFMEVAKLRAARLLWAALMQKNFSPKDARSLSLRTHSQTSGWSLTAQDPYNNIARTMIEAMAATQGHTQSLHTNSFDEALALPTDHSARIARNTQIILQKESGTTRIIDPWGGSAYVERLTHSLAARALTHIEEVEQLGGMAAATEQGIPKLRIEEAAARTQARIDSGEQALVGVNVFPPEQDIEVDVLKVDNAEVRARQLAKLQQLKGTRDVGAVESALTSLTEAAKGNGNLLEFAVKAARAKATVGEISTALERAFGRHVAEVRTISGVYRKALGENETVDRVHEKVTAFEKRHGSRPRILVAKMGQDGHDRGQKVIATAFADLGFDVTVGAMFQTPEEIAKIAAERDVHIVGASSLAAGHLTLVPELKAALKKLGRDDILIVAGGVIPPQDYEAVRAAGASEIFPPGTVIPEAAERLIERLL; translated from the coding sequence ATGATCCCCGATTTCACCAAGCTCGAATGGCGCGAGGGCACGCGCGACCGCAAGGAGCGCGTCGCCGAACTCTGGCACACGCCGGAGGGCATCCCCGTCAAGCATCTCTACGGCGAAGGGGACCTTGAGGGTCTGCGCTTCCTCGACACGTGGCCGGGTGCAGCGCCCTTCATTCGCGGCCCCTACCCCACAATGTATGTGCAGCAGCCGTGGACGATCCGCCAATATGCGGGCTTTTCCACCGCCGAGGAATCGAACGCCTTCTACCGCCGCAATCTCGCGGCGGGGCAGAAAGGGCTTTCCATCGCCTTCGACCTTGCCACCCATCGCGGCTATGACAGCGACCATCCGCGCGTCGCGGGCGATGTCGGCATGGCGGGCGTCGCCATCGACTCCATCCTCGACATGCGCCAGCTTTTCGACGGCATCCCGCTCGACCAGATGACGGTTTCGATGACCATGAACGGCGCGGTGCTGCCGATCATGGCGCTCTACATCGTGGCGGCGGAAGAACAGGGCGTCGCGGAAAAGGACCTCGCCGGCACCATCCAGAACGACATTCTCAAGGAGTTCATGGTCCGCAACACCTATATCTACCCGCCGAAGCCCTCGATGCGGATCATTTCGGACATTTTCAGCTACACCTCGCAGCGCATGCCTAAGTTCAATTCGATCTCGATTTCCGGCTATCACATGCAGGAAGCGGGCGCGACCGCCGACCTCGAGCTTGCCTACACCATCGCCGACGGCATCGAATATGCGCGCGCAGGCGTGGCGGCTGGCCTCGACATCGACAGGTTCGCGCCGCGCCTATCCTTCTTCTGGGCCATCGGCATGAATTTCTTCATGGAGGTCGCCAAGCTGCGCGCCGCGCGCCTGCTCTGGGCGGCGTTGATGCAGAAGAATTTTTCGCCGAAGGATGCACGCTCGCTTTCGCTGCGCACGCATTCGCAGACCTCCGGCTGGTCGCTCACCGCGCAGGACCCCTACAACAACATCGCGCGCACCATGATCGAGGCGATGGCGGCGACGCAGGGCCACACCCAATCGTTGCACACCAATTCGTTCGACGAGGCACTGGCGCTTCCGACCGACCATTCCGCCCGCATCGCGCGCAACACGCAGATCATCCTGCAAAAGGAATCGGGCACCACCCGCATCATCGATCCGTGGGGCGGTTCGGCCTATGTCGAGCGGCTGACGCACAGCCTCGCGGCGCGTGCGCTGACCCATATCGAGGAAGTCGAGCAGTTGGGCGGCATGGCGGCTGCGACCGAACAGGGCATTCCGAAGCTGCGCATCGAGGAAGCGGCGGCCCGCACGCAGGCGCGCATCGATTCCGGCGAACAGGCGCTGGTCGGCGTCAACGTCTTTCCGCCGGAGCAGGACATCGAAGTCGATGTGCTCAAGGTGGACAATGCCGAGGTGCGCGCACGTCAGCTTGCCAAGCTGCAACAGCTTAAGGGCACCCGCGACGTGGGCGCGGTCGAGAGCGCGCTCACGTCGCTGACCGAAGCCGCAAAAGGCAACGGCAACCTGCTGGAGTTCGCAGTCAAGGCCGCCCGCGCCAAGGCGACCGTGGGCGAAATCTCGACCGCACTCGAACGCGCGTTCGGGCGGCACGTCGCGGAAGTGCGCACCATCTCGGGCGTCTATCGCAAGGCGCTGGGCGAAAACGAAACGGTCGATCGCGTGCACGAGAAGGTGACCGCCTTCGAGAAGCGCCACGGCTCCAGACCCCGCATCCTCGTGGCAAAGATGGGGCAGGACGGCCATGATCGCGGCCAGAAGGTCATCGCCACCGCATTCGCCGACCTCGGCTTCGACGTCACGGTCGGCGCGATGTTCCAAACGCCGGAGGAAATCGCCAAGATCGCCGCGGAGCGCGACGTGCACATCGTCGGCGCATCCTCGCTTGCCGCCGGTCACCTCACGCTGGTGCCCGAACTCAAGGCCGCGTTGAAGAAACTCGGGCGCGACGACATCCTCATCGTGGCGGGCGGCGTCATCCCTCCGCAGGATTACGAAGCCGTCCGCGCCGCCGGCGCATCGGAAATCTTCCCACCCGGCACCGTCATCCCCGAAGCGGCGGAACGGCTGATCGAACGCCTGCTCTAG